The stretch of DNA AACATAAATCAAAGAGTCTATTTCTACTTTATCATTTGCAGTAACAAACAAAGTCATTTCTCTGTTTAGAACTTTCTTCAATATTTCTTTCCTATCGTCAACTCTTTCTGGTATTTCCTCCAAAGAATATTCCTTCGCTTCTTCAAACTGCGTTTTTAAAACATTAAAAATTCCCATCTTAGTTTTAGGGAAAATATTTTTGGCTCCATATGCATCTTTAATTAAATTAATTACGGAGCATTTAAGACCAACAAACTCCTTAACTAGCATTTTTTTAGAGTTTAAGCCTTTTGTCTTAAATGCAGCCATTTGTCCCCCAATAATATTTGAATTCCCTGGAGATGCTCCCACAGTTGTAATACCAGATTTATATATTTTTTGAAGTTCCATTTCCTGTGGATTAAATGAATATTTAATATTCATTTCAATCGTTACTGGATTTGTAATTTCATCATTATCATTTATTTTAGAAGATAAATCAAAGCAACCTAGCCCGCATACAGGGTCAATAAACCCTGGAAATACATGTTTTCCTGTTGCATTAATTATAGCCACATTATCTATATCGATACTTTCCCTAACACTCCTAATTTTTCCATTATCAATAAGCACGTCACAATTCTCAAAAACTTCCCCTGTTCCAATATGAACTGTACCATTTTTAATAAGTATCATGACAGTCTCCTAAGCTTTCTAAAATATTAATAAGCATTGCTAATTTTTCAGGTTAAACATTAATAAAAACAGCTATACGTATGGTCGTTTCCCTTTTGTACATATTCCGGGTATGACTCTAAACATTTTTCAGTTGCTTTAAAACATCTTTTTGCAAAGTAACATCCTGGACCCGGATTAATAGGAGTTGGCGGTTCACCATCTATTCTTATTGGTACCTCATTCTCACTAATATCTATAGATGCGCAATTAGAAATTAATGCTTTCGTATAAGGATGTTGAGGATTTTGAATTACTTCATCTGTTTCTCCCATTTCAACAATTTTACCTAAATACATAACAGCGATTTTATCAGATATATATCTAGCAGCAGCAATATCATGACTAATAAATACCATTGCAGTATTGTTTTCCTTTTTAAGGTTTATGAGCATATTAATAATATCAGCTCTAACAGAAACATCTAGCATAGATACCGGTTCATCTGCCACTAAAAAGGAGGGCTTAAGCAACATAGACCTTAATATTGAAATTCTTTGTAATTGCCCTCCAGAAAGTTCGTGGGGATATCTCTCTAAGTAATCGTCCGCGGGTCTTAATCCTGCCTTTTCTAAAGTACTTTTACAAATTTCATATCTTTCTTCCTGGGACGAGCCAACATTGTGAATTTCCAATGGCCGCATCATGATTTTTGCAATTGTATGTCTTGGAGCGAATGTATCAAAAGGATTTTGAAATACCATCTGGGCATTCCTTCTAAAAATTTTAGAATCTCTTTTCATTAATTCTGTAGAAGGTTCTCCTTTTAGAAATATTTCACCACTCGTTGGGCTTTCTAATTGAACGAGTACTTTCCCTAAAGTTGATTTCCCACACCCACTCTCTCCAATCACTCCAAGAACTTCTCCTTCATTTAATGTAAAGGTTACACCATCAACAGATTTAACCCACTTTTTTTCGCCTAAATTAAAGAATGAATTTCTTTGTGGAAACCATTTGCTAATATTTTTCACTTCCAACACAGTTTGATTGTTTCCATTCAATTGAAATCACCCCCATATATATGACAAGCAGAGAAGTGGCCATGTGTAATTTCAATCTCCTTTGGTACTTCCTTATGACATTTCTCCTTCGCGAAACTACATCTTGGAGCAAAAATACAACCTTTATTTTGATCTGCTAAGTTTGGCATAAAACCCGGTATTCCACGAAGTTCTGTTTTTTCTCCCTTTAAAGATGGGAAAGACTTCATAAGACCTTGTGTGTAAGGATGAGTAGGTTTAAGTAATACATCTTGAACCTTTCCAACTTCCATTACTTTTCCTGCATACATTACAACAACCTTTTTACAAGCTGTAGCAACGACAGACATATCATGAGTAATCATTATTCTAGTCATCTTAATTTTTTCTTCTAATTTTTGAATTTCACTTAAAATTTGACCTTGTGTCACGACATCTAAGGCTGTAGTAGCTTCATCCAATATGAGTATTGGTGGTTGATGAATTAGACTAAGAGCAATTGAAACCCTTTGTAACATCCCACCAGATAATTCATGTGGATACAGATTATAGACTCTTTCCGATAAATTTACTAATTTAAAAAGAGAAAGTATTTTCTCTTTTACTTTTTGTTTAGATATTTTAGGAACGTGTACACGATATATATCCTCAATCTGACTCCCAATTTTATGAATTGGACTAAGTCCATTCATTGATTTTTGGAAAACAACTGCTAGTTCCTTCCACCTAATCTCATTAAATTCACCTGTACTCATTTTCAATAAATCTTTACCTTTATAATCGATCGTTCCAGTTATTTCAGTACTGCTTTCTGGCAAAAGTCTTAATATAGCCATTGCTAATGTTGATTTTCCTGATCCGCTCTCTCCGACAATTCCCACTGAATCCCCTTCATTTATAGAAAGAGATACATTATTAACAGCAAAAACTTGCTTTTCTTTATTTTTATACGCCACATTTAAATTTTTTATTTCCAGGACCTTCATCCCGTACCTCCTACTTCCTAACTTTTAGTTTAGGATTAAGAATTGTATTCAACCCATCGCCAATTAAATAAAAACTTACAACAAGAATAACTGTCGCTAGCCCAGAGAATGTTGAAATCCACCAAGCTGATGTCATGTAGGATTTTCCTTCAAAAATCATCTGTCCCCAACTTATTAAGTTTGGATCCCCTAATCCTAAAAAGCTTAATCCCGCTTCCGTTAGGATTGCTCCAGCTACACTTAATGTGGTATTCGCAATGACTGGAAATATTCCATTAGGTATAATGTACCTGAATAATATTGTTCCATGGCTTTCTCCCATAGCTTCTACGCTTTTTACAAATACTCGTTTTTTCAGACTCATCGCCTGAACTCTCATTAATCTTGCATTACTTGGCCATGAAGTAAGCCCAATGACTATCATTACATTGACTAGACTGCTTCCGAACAAGGCTACAATGATTAATATTAAAAAGAAAGTAGGTATCATTAGAAAAATATTTATGATCTCTGATATAATCCGATCCACTTTACCCCCAAAATAGCCGGCAATACCACCAATTACAGTACCTATAATTCCGGAAATAAGAGCCGAAACGATTCCGATCAAAAGTGAAGTTCTAGCACCATATACAAGCATACTGTATACATCCCTGCCAAGTCCGTCTGTTCCTAACCAATGCTCTTTACTAGGAGGTGTTAATAATTCACCATCTAGCTCATAGGGATTATGTGTAGCAAAAATTGGGGCAAAAGCTACTATTATTAGAATAAAAGTTAATATTAAACAACCATATTTTAATAGTGAATTAGTTTTCAATGTTTCAATAAGAGTTTTAAAAACAATATTTTTCCTATTGGTTGGATTCATAGCATAACCTCCCTGTTAATCTCAAAAAATGAGATTTTATAAAGCATTTTAATGCTAATACTTTTAATTATTTGTATCTTATTCTCGGGTCAATAAATGCATAGACAATATCTGTTATGACCATCATAACTGCGATTGAAATTGACATGATTAGATAGATACCCATAAGTAACGGATAGTCTCTTCTCATAATCGCATCCAGCATAAGACGCCCAGTACCTGGCCATGCAAAAACAGTCTCGACTAGCGCTGAACCAGTTACAATATAAGCTAGTGAAATACCAAATACAGTAATTGTAGGAAGTAAAGCATTTTTTAATACATACTTATAAAAAATTTTCTTTTCACTCATCCCTGTTGCCTTAAAGGTTGTAATAAAATCTTCTGAAGTTACTTGTAAAACCGTCGTTTGAGCTAGCTTAAAATAAGTAGGTATTTGGATAAGCGAAAGTGTTGCTACTGGCAAAATTAAATGCTTTAAAATATCTATATAATAGGGTAGACCTGTATAATTCGCTCTTAAATCAAGCATTCCAGAGGTTGGTAAGATTTTTAACCATGAGGCAAAAATCATAATTAACATAATCCCTAGCCAAAATGAAGGCATCGCATTGAATAAATAAGCTAAACCTGAAAAAAATGTATCTATTTTTGATCCCTGATGCCTAGAAGCATAAAGTCCGAGCAAAGTTCCTATTATTAAAGCTAAAATTGCTCCAGAAAGAGCAAGTAGTAACGATGGACCCATAGTATGACCAATCAGACTCATTACCGGCTCGTTGTACAAAATTGACTGACCAAAATCACCTTGGATTACATTCTTTAAGTAGGAAACTAATTGTAAATATATCGGTTGATCAAGCCCATATTTTTTTTGTAGTTCTACTATCATTTCCTCGGAGGGATTATCTCTTCCCGCTAAAATTCTTATCGGATCACCTGGCGCTGCATGAATAACAAAGAAATTGAGCACTAATACGACTACTACCGCCAGTATTCCTGTTAGTACTCGTTTTAATATATATTGTTTCATCGTTTCGCCTCCTCTCTTTAAATACAAAACGAAGTATTAAACATTCCATAATTTATCAAAGGCAATACAATGCTGCATTGCCTTTGATAGATTACTATTATTGTTTTATTTATTTACATCTAAAATTGAATACTCTGCTCCTCCAACCTTACCGATACCATCGTCAATTGGATGTCCAGAGATATAATCTTTCATGACAAAAATATACATCCATTCTGTTAATGGCAGTACAGGATATTCTTCTGACATGATCTTTTGAATTTCTTTGTAAATGACTGCACGCTCATCTTGATCAGCAGTCTTCAATCCTTCTGCTAATAGTCTATCTATTTCTGGATTGCTATAGTGCATTAAGTTCATAGCACCCCCAGTACCAACCCTTACAAATAAACCTTCTGGATCAATTCCATGATTACCACCAAGTATAGTAAGTTCAAAATCACCATTTCTAACTTTTTCATCCCATGCCGAATATTCTAAAGTTGATATTGTCGTTTCTATTCCAATCTCTTTTAAGTTTGACTGAACAACTTTTGCGATATCTGTAAATACCGGGAACTGGAATATTAATATCTCAATATCTTTTAACCTCACACCATTTTTGTCAGGTGTTAATCCAGCTTCGTCAAGCAACTGTTTTGCTTTTTCAACATCCCTCTCAGGCATTACATCTTTGTCATTGTATGCCCACTCAACTGCTGGAGTATAAAAACCTTCAGCTCTCCATGCATATCCTTTATGTGCCTTCTTAACGAGTTCATCACGATCGATCGCATATGCTAATGCTTCTCTAACCCTTACATCATTCCAAGGCTTTTTCTCTAAATTAGCTATCATATACTGTCTTGAGTTCGAAAGAGTTTTAACAACTTTTACTCCTTCTGTTTTTTCCAATGAAGGAACAGCAGCTGGTGTAATTGCAGAGCTATAATCAATGACATCAACTTCACCATTTAAGAAGGATTGAACAACCGTATTTTCATCAGGAATGACAGAAAAAACTAATTTGTCAATTTTAGGTGCACCTTTAAAATAATCTTTATTTGCTTCTAATGTCACACTAATACCTCGTTTATGCTCAACAAACTTAAAAGGCCCTGTCCCAATTGGATGCTGATTTACTGAATTCTCCACCCAGTCAGTTCCCTCATAAAGATGGGATGGCATGATTACTGCGCCTGATAAAATACTTAGAATTGCTGCATTAGGCTCTTTCAATTCTATAACTACTGTTTGATCATCCGGACAGGTTATCTCTTTAATAGAACCTAATTGGTTAACGATAAAACCTTTCTTCTCAATAATTTCATCTATAGTCCACTTAACATCCTTAGATTTAAATGGTTCTCCATCATGCCACTTCACATCTTTTTGCAAGTGGAAAGTATAAATTTTCCCATCTTCTGAGATATCCCATGATTCTGCCAGATCAGGTAATATATTAAATCCATCATCTTGAGTTATTAAGGAACTCAAAACGTTTGATGTAACATAACCTGAACCTCCATCCCCAACATTTGGGTTAAAATGTACAGGATCGGAACCTAATGCTATGACAGCAGTCTTCTCATTCTTTTTCTCAGAACTTTCATTAGTTGAACTTTGAGTATTACTAGAGGAAGAATCCGTACATCCTACTATAGAAATAAACATCACTGTTACTAACATTAAAAACATTATCCTTTTCATAAACTTTCCCCCTTGTATAATTTTCTAATTTCTTTGTTTTGTAGAAATGATTATAAATTCCCCCTATTATTATTTTTTCTTTTAATCACCTCTCTTAAAATTTCCCTATAAACGTATTGCACGAATTGTGCCAATTATACAAAAAATAAAAAAATCCTATTTTATAGGACCATAATCCTGAATAAGATGAAATACTTCTAGTAAAAAAGAGCAATTGAATAATTTATTAATATTAAAATTTTTAAATGTGCATATGTTTTTATACATTGGAACAAATAATGTAAAATTATTTTGAATTTTCGAAAATGTATGCAATACACCCTGTATTTCACTTTATTGTAAATCTCCACTTTTTTATTATTCCAAAAATGATGTATAAAAAATTAAACACATATGATCCATAAAATAAAATCTCGGTTGGCACGATAGTTGCAAGTTTATTTTGTTGATTCTTTAAAAAAGGAGGCATATTTATGACAATATTAAAGACGGAAATAGAAGATAATTTTCACGGTACCATTGTTAATGACCCCTTTCGTTGGTTAGAAAACTCAGATTCACTTCAAACGAAAGAATGGGATTCACAGCAAATGCTGGCAACAGAACAGTATATTGAGGCAATTCCACAAAGAGATATCATAAAAGATAGACTAGAAAACCTTTGGGATTATCCTAAATATTTTGTTCCGAAAAAACACGGGGACTATTATTATTATTTAAAAAATTGCGGTTCAAATAATCAGCCTAATCTTTATCGCTCAAAAAATTTAGAAGCCATTGAAGAAACAGAAGAAGTAATCATTGATGTCAATTCATTGAGTAATGATGGAACGATCGCTATTACCAATCTCTCATTTCATTCCAATGGTACGTTACTTGCCTATGCACTTTCTGAAAAGGGAAGTGACTGGCAGGAATTCCAAATATTAAATTTAAAGTCTTTGGAGCATTATTCTGAAAAGATTGTGTGGTGCAAATTTTCGAGTATCGCATGGGAAAAAGATGGAAATGGATTTTATTATAATCGCTATCCAGAGGCACATAATGAATTGAATGACGAAAATCACTTTAATAAAGTGTATTGGCATTCGTTGAATACAGATCAGCGTGCGGATGAGGTTATCTTTGAGTACCTCGAAGATCAGCAAATGCTGTTTTATCCTTCCATTACAAGTGATAATTCTTATTTAATTCTTCATGCAGGCAGGGGGACAGAACATAGAAGCAGATATCTTTATAAAGATTTATCAACTCCAAATAGTAAATTTAAGTGGCTTTTAAAAGATGGGGATGCCCTTTATTCATTTATTGGCAAAAAAGAAAATCAATTGTATTTTTTTACGGATAAAGAAGCTCCAAATGGCCAGATCATTAGTATTTCAATTGATTCGCCAGAAAATGAGAATTGGAAGGTCGTTATCCCTGAGATGGACGAGTCCATTTCTTCTATAGAAATCATAGCTGATCACTTAGTTGTTTCCTATATTCGTCACGCATCCTATTGTTTAAAGGTCTTCACTACGTCTGGAAATTTTATAAAAGAAATTCCTATGCCTGAACTAGGAACGATTGTTGAGTTTCATGGGAAAGAAGAGGACGATGAGCTTTATTTTAGTTTTACATCCTTTTTATCACCTACTTCCATTTACAAATATAGTTTTGAAACTGGACAAGTTACTGCTGTATTCAAGTCTTCCTTTCAGCTTGATCCTTCTGAATACAAAACTGAACAAGTCTTTTATCATTCAAAAGACGGTACAAAAATACCGATGTTTTTAACATATAAAAAGGGAATGAAACGGGATGGACAAAATCCAGCTCTTCTGTATGGATATGGTGGATATCATATCTCCTTAACCCCTTCATTTTCAGCATCAAATCTATTATGGCTGGAAAACGGAGGCATATATGCAGTTGCGAATATTCGCGGAGGAGGCGAATATGGACTTTCCTGGCATGAAGCTGGTATGAAGGAAAAAAAGCAGAATGTGTTTGATGACTTTATTGCTGCAGCGGAATATTTAATTTCAGAGGGATATACGAATTCAGCAAAATTAGCAATAATGGGGGGCAGTAATGGTGGACTGCTTGTAGCTGCTTGTATGATACAAAGACCAGAACTTTTTGGTGCAATAATCTGTAATGTTCCAGTTTTAGACATGCTCCGTTTTCAAAAATTTACAGTTGGAAGGTTTTGGGTTACAGAATTTGGTGACCCAGAAGCAACGCGTGAGGAATTCGAAGTTTTATATGCATACTCACCATTGCATAATATTGAGAATAGAGTTCAGTACCCACCAATATTAATTACAACTGCCGATTCAGATGACCGTGTCGTCCCTGCGCATGCCCGTAAGTTTACGGCAGCATTACAGGATGCAAATCCACAAGCTACTAAGCCAATATTATTAAGAATCGAGAAAGGCGCAGGCCATGGGTTAGGAAAGCCCTTAGAAAAAATAATTGGTGAACATACTGATATTTTTGCTTTTCTATTTAAACACTTAGAGGTATAAGTAAAATCGGGGCGTGGAAATTACTCGCCCCGGTATTCAATTTATTACAATATAAAACTGTTGACCTCAATCTCGCCCCCCCCCTGTTTCCCTTACAGGGAAATCCTTGTGCAGCAATTTTCCTCTAATAAAGAAAGATTCACAAAGATTAAACCTTTCTTCACAATACACTTTTAAGTCTTACAAAAGTGTAAGAGAAATTGTAAGATAAACAAATTTTTAATAATGAACGAATTCACTATAATTCTCTCTAATAACACATATGGAGGAGTAATAATGAATTTGTCGGAATTGAATATTGATTTGTTTAGAATAATTAATAATCTAGGTAAACATTCCACGTACATAAATCCCACTATGACTTTCATTGCTGAATATATGGTGTTTTTCTTAGTATTAAGTGTCTTAATATTTTGGTTTACAAGAAGTAACACAAATAGAATTATGGTCATTTGTGCATCGATTACTTTTGCAGTTGCTGAAATAGCAGGTAAAATTGCTGGAAAACTTCATTCAAATAACCAGCCGTTCGCTGAACTGTCTAATGTTAATAAGCTCATCGATCATGCAGTAGATAATTCATTTCCAAGTGATCATACCCTTTTGTTCTTTTCATTTTGTATGACTTTCTATCTCTTTAGAAGAAGATGGGGATTTTTATGGATTTTATTAGCATTCCTTGTAGGTCTTTCACGTATTTGGGTGGG from Cytobacillus dafuensis encodes:
- a CDS encoding amidohydrolase family protein, with protein sequence MILIKNGTVHIGTGEVFENCDVLIDNGKIRSVRESIDIDNVAIINATGKHVFPGFIDPVCGLGCFDLSSKINDNDEITNPVTIEMNIKYSFNPQEMELQKIYKSGITTVGASPGNSNIIGGQMAAFKTKGLNSKKMLVKEFVGLKCSVINLIKDAYGAKNIFPKTKMGIFNVLKTQFEEAKEYSLEEIPERVDDRKEILKKVLNREMTLFVTANDKVEIDSLIYVLKEYDLNLVICNAYQADRCFDSIVDSGASLVLGEHIYLSRLIYNETDLSRIVKLEEAGVPMAISMSSDTMSAGREQFLWNAINWYRAGINSEKIIEMITLNPAKMLGVADTLGSIEIGKEADIVIFENDPIKYYNAKLSYTIISGEIAYSALEEESCC
- a CDS encoding ABC transporter ATP-binding protein, which encodes MNGNNQTVLEVKNISKWFPQRNSFFNLGEKKWVKSVDGVTFTLNEGEVLGVIGESGCGKSTLGKVLVQLESPTSGEIFLKGEPSTELMKRDSKIFRRNAQMVFQNPFDTFAPRHTIAKIMMRPLEIHNVGSSQEERYEICKSTLEKAGLRPADDYLERYPHELSGGQLQRISILRSMLLKPSFLVADEPVSMLDVSVRADIINMLINLKKENNTAMVFISHDIAAARYISDKIAVMYLGKIVEMGETDEVIQNPQHPYTKALISNCASIDISENEVPIRIDGEPPTPINPGPGCYFAKRCFKATEKCLESYPEYVQKGNDHTYSCFY
- a CDS encoding ABC transporter ATP-binding protein; protein product: MKVLEIKNLNVAYKNKEKQVFAVNNVSLSINEGDSVGIVGESGSGKSTLAMAILRLLPESSTEITGTIDYKGKDLLKMSTGEFNEIRWKELAVVFQKSMNGLSPIHKIGSQIEDIYRVHVPKISKQKVKEKILSLFKLVNLSERVYNLYPHELSGGMLQRVSIALSLIHQPPILILDEATTALDVVTQGQILSEIQKLEEKIKMTRIMITHDMSVVATACKKVVVMYAGKVMEVGKVQDVLLKPTHPYTQGLMKSFPSLKGEKTELRGIPGFMPNLADQNKGCIFAPRCSFAKEKCHKEVPKEIEITHGHFSACHIYGGDFN
- a CDS encoding ABC transporter permease — its product is MNPTNRKNIVFKTLIETLKTNSLLKYGCLILTFILIIVAFAPIFATHNPYELDGELLTPPSKEHWLGTDGLGRDVYSMLVYGARTSLLIGIVSALISGIIGTVIGGIAGYFGGKVDRIISEIINIFLMIPTFFLILIIVALFGSSLVNVMIVIGLTSWPSNARLMRVQAMSLKKRVFVKSVEAMGESHGTILFRYIIPNGIFPVIANTTLSVAGAILTEAGLSFLGLGDPNLISWGQMIFEGKSYMTSAWWISTFSGLATVILVVSFYLIGDGLNTILNPKLKVRK
- a CDS encoding ABC transporter permease — its product is MKQYILKRVLTGILAVVVVLVLNFFVIHAAPGDPIRILAGRDNPSEEMIVELQKKYGLDQPIYLQLVSYLKNVIQGDFGQSILYNEPVMSLIGHTMGPSLLLALSGAILALIIGTLLGLYASRHQGSKIDTFFSGLAYLFNAMPSFWLGIMLIMIFASWLKILPTSGMLDLRANYTGLPYYIDILKHLILPVATLSLIQIPTYFKLAQTTVLQVTSEDFITTFKATGMSEKKIFYKYVLKNALLPTITVFGISLAYIVTGSALVETVFAWPGTGRLMLDAIMRRDYPLLMGIYLIMSISIAVMMVITDIVYAFIDPRIRYK
- a CDS encoding ABC transporter substrate-binding protein, translating into MKRIMFLMLVTVMFISIVGCTDSSSSNTQSSTNESSEKKNEKTAVIALGSDPVHFNPNVGDGGSGYVTSNVLSSLITQDDGFNILPDLAESWDISEDGKIYTFHLQKDVKWHDGEPFKSKDVKWTIDEIIEKKGFIVNQLGSIKEITCPDDQTVVIELKEPNAAILSILSGAVIMPSHLYEGTDWVENSVNQHPIGTGPFKFVEHKRGISVTLEANKDYFKGAPKIDKLVFSVIPDENTVVQSFLNGEVDVIDYSSAITPAAVPSLEKTEGVKVVKTLSNSRQYMIANLEKKPWNDVRVREALAYAIDRDELVKKAHKGYAWRAEGFYTPAVEWAYNDKDVMPERDVEKAKQLLDEAGLTPDKNGVRLKDIEILIFQFPVFTDIAKVVQSNLKEIGIETTISTLEYSAWDEKVRNGDFELTILGGNHGIDPEGLFVRVGTGGAMNLMHYSNPEIDRLLAEGLKTADQDERAVIYKEIQKIMSEEYPVLPLTEWMYIFVMKDYISGHPIDDGIGKVGGAEYSILDVNK
- a CDS encoding prolyl oligopeptidase family serine peptidase yields the protein MTILKTEIEDNFHGTIVNDPFRWLENSDSLQTKEWDSQQMLATEQYIEAIPQRDIIKDRLENLWDYPKYFVPKKHGDYYYYLKNCGSNNQPNLYRSKNLEAIEETEEVIIDVNSLSNDGTIAITNLSFHSNGTLLAYALSEKGSDWQEFQILNLKSLEHYSEKIVWCKFSSIAWEKDGNGFYYNRYPEAHNELNDENHFNKVYWHSLNTDQRADEVIFEYLEDQQMLFYPSITSDNSYLILHAGRGTEHRSRYLYKDLSTPNSKFKWLLKDGDALYSFIGKKENQLYFFTDKEAPNGQIISISIDSPENENWKVVIPEMDESISSIEIIADHLVVSYIRHASYCLKVFTTSGNFIKEIPMPELGTIVEFHGKEEDDELYFSFTSFLSPTSIYKYSFETGQVTAVFKSSFQLDPSEYKTEQVFYHSKDGTKIPMFLTYKKGMKRDGQNPALLYGYGGYHISLTPSFSASNLLWLENGGIYAVANIRGGGEYGLSWHEAGMKEKKQNVFDDFIAAAEYLISEGYTNSAKLAIMGGSNGGLLVAACMIQRPELFGAIICNVPVLDMLRFQKFTVGRFWVTEFGDPEATREEFEVLYAYSPLHNIENRVQYPPILITTADSDDRVVPAHARKFTAALQDANPQATKPILLRIEKGAGHGLGKPLEKIIGEHTDIFAFLFKHLEV
- a CDS encoding undecaprenyl-diphosphatase — encoded protein: MNLSELNIDLFRIINNLGKHSTYINPTMTFIAEYMVFFLVLSVLIFWFTRSNTNRIMVICASITFAVAEIAGKIAGKLHSNNQPFAELSNVNKLIDHAVDNSFPSDHTLLFFSFCMTFYLFRRRWGFLWILLAFLVGLSRIWVGVHYPADVIVGAVISIFIAIIVYRVVPKLSITKKMLGVYEKGEQLILPIKTKSKEQ